A DNA window from Niabella yanshanensis contains the following coding sequences:
- a CDS encoding SusE domain-containing protein: protein MKNIIVTSLYTLLASILFFSCKKDDMNYKDVNITAVKTLYAPVNNRSIKLLSSASASLYFEWEAVKAEDGGAASYEVVFDKPTGDFSQPLYKIVSDNNGFSSGATITHKILNRIAGLAGVEPGGSVDVKWTVFSSRGINVVKSDQSATLTITALQGFADLPDEVFITGEGSETGTNLAQAMPFKLNAAGEFEIYTRLEAGKTYYFTDRNSGTPRIFYSDNGSTLKEAEESGVITASKTAVYRINLDFNTATIAYTEITSIGIFFSPENKVLFNLPYQGKGIWRGTGVITFRQESWGRDERYKFQMQTVSNGANVVAQLGTVTGTDSPPNASSPASYYYLRVLPNTSQWDDKWKFMPAVDGKSTTISVLLQGTSPYTHTVQVN, encoded by the coding sequence ATGAAAAATATAATTGTAACATCCCTTTACACCCTGCTTGCAAGCATACTGTTTTTCAGCTGCAAGAAAGATGATATGAATTACAAGGACGTTAATATTACTGCGGTTAAAACCTTGTATGCGCCTGTCAATAACCGCTCTATTAAATTATTGAGCTCTGCTTCTGCCTCTCTCTATTTTGAATGGGAAGCAGTAAAAGCCGAAGACGGCGGTGCTGCATCTTACGAAGTAGTTTTTGACAAACCCACAGGAGATTTTTCGCAGCCTTTATACAAAATTGTATCAGACAATAATGGCTTTTCGAGTGGCGCCACTATTACTCATAAGATCCTGAACCGGATCGCAGGCCTGGCTGGTGTAGAACCCGGAGGTTCAGTTGACGTAAAATGGACGGTGTTCTCCTCACGTGGGATCAACGTTGTTAAATCTGATCAATCAGCAACGCTCACCATTACCGCCCTTCAGGGTTTTGCAGACCTTCCTGACGAAGTATTTATTACAGGAGAAGGCTCTGAAACAGGTACCAATCTCGCACAGGCTATGCCATTCAAGCTAAACGCAGCCGGAGAATTTGAGATCTATACCCGGTTGGAGGCTGGGAAAACATACTATTTCACAGATCGTAACAGCGGTACTCCACGTATCTTCTATTCGGACAATGGGAGCACGCTGAAAGAAGCTGAAGAGTCCGGCGTAATAACGGCCTCAAAAACTGCAGTGTATCGCATCAACCTGGATTTCAATACAGCTACTATTGCTTACACCGAGATTACATCCATAGGCATCTTCTTTAGCCCGGAAAACAAGGTATTATTCAATCTACCCTACCAGGGCAAAGGTATATGGAGAGGAACAGGTGTTATTACTTTCAGGCAGGAATCATGGGGACGGGATGAGCGTTATAAATTCCAGATGCAAACTGTATCCAATGGCGCCAATGTAGTGGCACAACTGGGTACTGTAACCGGTACAGACAGTCCGCCGAATGCTTCTTCGCCTGCATCTTACTATTACCTAAGAGTATTGCCTAACACTTCACAGTGGGACGACAAATGGAAGTTCATGCCTGCAGTGGATGGTAAGTCAACTACCATTTCGGTGTTACTGCAAGGAACATCGCCCTACACACATACTGTTCAAGTAAACTAA
- a CDS encoding RagB/SusD family nutrient uptake outer membrane protein: MKHINFKWSIACFFLAILFSNCNKMDLQPVGEYTDDNYWLSAGNSDLMVNMAYNQMYSADKMWNDEALSDNVFEGRSNTNQRIIRNGNADPSLGLFHDEWKQGYEALKTCHIYLANVDRVPNMPAAFKQQRIAEIRFIRAYVYFRLVNFFGAVPFSTSDINLAESRIIPRTDKAQILSFIHQELDEVMQILPSKNTLSGLDKARANKAAACALQARAYLYESNWQKVATYTDSLINNPDKFGSYSLFPDYAGLFTVANEYNSEVIFDYGYLIDKKTWSKYYDAAPLSLGARLNAYAPLQELVDSYVMLNGRSITEESSYNENNPYINRDPRLAATVVYDGSTIQKLDGSATTIRTRPGTNTPDSYVNAASNSTSTGYYIKKYYDVKANSTFQSGLNIIMLRYADVLLMNAEAKFELGQMNATVWDRTIKAIRTRAGFTQASALDYPGSLSTAQMRNTLRNERRSELALEGLRYFDIVRWKAGTQYLNGVAHGAKFANNSTAFIVLDTRKFDEGRDYLWSVPRSEIDLNKNLLPNNTGYGN; this comes from the coding sequence ATGAAGCATATAAATTTCAAATGGAGCATAGCCTGTTTCTTCCTGGCTATCCTTTTCAGCAATTGTAATAAGATGGATCTGCAACCCGTTGGTGAATACACGGATGATAACTATTGGTTATCGGCGGGCAACTCTGACCTGATGGTAAATATGGCCTATAACCAGATGTACTCTGCCGACAAAATGTGGAATGATGAAGCCTTAAGCGATAACGTATTTGAAGGAAGATCCAATACCAACCAACGCATCATCCGCAACGGCAACGCAGATCCCTCCCTGGGGCTTTTTCACGACGAATGGAAGCAAGGTTATGAAGCTTTAAAAACCTGTCATATTTACCTGGCCAATGTAGACCGGGTACCTAATATGCCTGCCGCATTTAAACAGCAACGCATAGCAGAGATCCGGTTTATAAGAGCCTACGTTTACTTCAGGTTGGTTAACTTCTTTGGTGCCGTACCTTTTTCCACCAGCGATATTAACCTGGCGGAATCGCGCATCATACCCAGAACGGACAAAGCGCAAATCCTTTCATTTATTCACCAGGAGTTAGACGAGGTAATGCAAATCCTCCCTTCTAAAAACACTCTTTCCGGTTTGGATAAAGCCAGGGCCAACAAAGCAGCAGCCTGTGCGTTGCAAGCAAGGGCCTACCTGTATGAAAGTAACTGGCAGAAAGTAGCCACCTATACAGATAGCCTTATTAACAACCCCGACAAGTTTGGCAGTTACAGCCTGTTTCCTGATTACGCCGGACTTTTTACCGTAGCGAATGAATATAACTCAGAAGTTATTTTTGATTATGGCTACCTGATCGACAAAAAGACCTGGTCTAAATACTACGATGCTGCCCCCCTGTCGCTGGGTGCCCGCTTAAATGCCTATGCACCACTGCAAGAGCTGGTAGATAGCTATGTAATGCTCAATGGTCGCAGCATTACCGAGGAGTCTTCTTACAACGAGAACAATCCTTACATTAATCGTGACCCCCGGTTAGCAGCCACTGTGGTATATGATGGCAGCACCATACAGAAACTGGATGGCTCTGCCACCACTATCCGTACAAGGCCAGGCACCAATACCCCGGACAGCTATGTAAATGCAGCTTCTAACTCTACTTCCACCGGTTACTATATCAAAAAGTACTATGATGTAAAAGCCAATTCCACTTTTCAATCTGGCCTGAACATCATTATGCTACGCTATGCCGATGTATTGCTCATGAATGCGGAAGCTAAGTTTGAGCTGGGGCAAATGAACGCCACCGTTTGGGACAGAACTATAAAAGCCATTCGCACCCGGGCAGGCTTCACCCAAGCTTCTGCGCTGGACTACCCCGGAAGTTTGTCAACCGCTCAAATGCGTAATACCCTCCGGAATGAGCGCCGGAGCGAGCTGGCGCTCGAAGGTTTGCGATATTTCGACATTGTACGATGGAAAGCCGGTACACAGTATTTAAACGGTGTAGCACATGGCGCAAAATTCGCTAACAACAGCACAGCTTTTATTGTATTGGACACCCGGAAATTTGATGAGGGCCGCGATTATTTATGGTCAGTGCCTCGATCTGAGATTGATCTGAATAAAAATTTATTGCCTAACAATACCGGATACGGAAACTAA
- a CDS encoding SusC/RagA family TonB-linked outer membrane protein: protein MKCSLIIILLTSFQSLAFTGAAQDLISMKVNNQSFAAVLKSIEAKHAYRFVYSDSVALSRYKVSLDVKDAPIEKVMNQLLDNTGFTYKKVNKNLVVITPGSVLNKIQYEVRGKVIDSTGSPVAGASVVEKGTSNGTTTRADGSFVLNVANKSAILVISRVGYNEREIAITSNDLGPVLLTTATQQMEDVIVIGYGTTTRRDVTGAVDQIKASQFEDRPVGNVTQALQGAAPSLVIQQRSMNPNGNDMNINVRGISTMNNNAPLIVIDGLITDNASLNQLNPTDIQSVSVLKDAGTSAIYGSRSANGVILVTTKRGTKNQKPTLSLNGQMGWQDPKILFAPVQGYQNATLKNLALTNIGSSPEFTPDQIQDLYQHRNEEEWNFYQILQPALQQTYNLRVSGGSQNTTYMFSGGFFDQGSNFIGNYGITRYNLRSNITTELGPLKITSILAYTRNNSSNTTAGNAIINSSRIPPYYYYRMQAENGKYLINNALTDQNPLGELRQGGFIDDRNDYVNANFNAELKLFSGLKLRGVVGADVYSNTQFSRRIEFPLYASADAPAPALTMNPRRETSDYNRKMSLMNYQLMLDYNKKFGQHNVTGLLGASNESLTSRESRTTYWYTDSLLGVPTSGTIIDENRDNTYLTTNPGHTLQSSLNSVFGRLGYSFNNTYTAEINFRYDGSSRFSRKHRWGFFPSASLGWTLTNEAFMQNYKNKVGDLKIRASYGVLGNQAIDNYQYLTRYTIFPNSYITGDSALAASGFVYGNEDLRWESTRNTNIGIDASFLNNRLTVSADYFYKKIVDILVPPVIPLAFGTQLKDFNAGEMVNQGWELNIGYRFNTGAVAHSFTGNIGDSWNKVTKLVGFELVNTSDNIDKLTRVGVPFNAYYGLKTDGFFQSMQEIETSALPVGLSSSDLKPGDVKYTDRNNDGVIDSKDRFILGYGFPRYTFGLTYNVSFKGLDFSMFWQGVGKRDMFVRGELVEPFHENYSYVIYQHQLDYWTPTNTGARWPRLTATGSPSRQNNYGRGSDLYQFDGAYARLKNIQLGYTIPNSLTQKIGIQKARLYINAQNLITLSKESWIDPESSEFNSDMDGAANSGRNYPVLRYYGFGLDIQF, encoded by the coding sequence ATGAAATGTTCTCTTATTATTATTCTATTAACTTCTTTTCAGTCGCTGGCTTTTACCGGAGCCGCCCAGGACCTGATCAGTATGAAGGTTAATAACCAATCTTTTGCCGCAGTGCTTAAAAGCATTGAAGCTAAACATGCCTACCGGTTTGTTTACAGCGATAGTGTTGCTTTAAGCCGTTATAAAGTAAGCCTGGATGTGAAAGATGCCCCCATCGAAAAAGTGATGAATCAGCTACTGGACAACACGGGGTTTACTTATAAAAAGGTCAACAAAAACCTGGTAGTAATTACGCCAGGCAGTGTACTAAATAAAATTCAATATGAAGTAAGAGGTAAAGTCATCGACTCTACAGGAAGCCCTGTTGCGGGAGCCAGTGTAGTAGAGAAGGGAACCAGCAATGGCACTACAACCCGGGCAGATGGTAGTTTTGTATTGAATGTAGCCAACAAAAGTGCCATACTTGTTATTTCCAGGGTAGGTTATAACGAAAGAGAGATCGCCATTACGTCTAACGACCTGGGGCCGGTGTTACTTACTACAGCTACCCAACAGATGGAAGATGTGATCGTTATTGGGTATGGTACCACTACCAGGAGAGATGTAACCGGAGCTGTTGACCAGATCAAAGCCTCGCAATTTGAAGACCGCCCGGTAGGCAATGTGACGCAGGCATTGCAAGGTGCGGCGCCCAGCCTGGTGATACAGCAACGGAGCATGAACCCCAACGGAAATGATATGAACATCAACGTAAGGGGTATTTCTACTATGAATAATAATGCACCGCTGATTGTCATCGACGGATTGATCACTGATAATGCCAGTTTGAACCAGCTAAATCCCACCGACATACAAAGCGTATCGGTTTTAAAAGATGCGGGTACTTCAGCTATTTACGGATCCAGGTCAGCAAACGGTGTTATTTTGGTTACTACCAAACGCGGTACTAAAAATCAAAAGCCAACACTAAGCCTGAACGGACAAATGGGCTGGCAGGATCCTAAGATACTGTTTGCACCGGTACAGGGATATCAAAATGCTACCTTGAAAAACCTGGCTTTAACTAATATCGGGTCCTCACCCGAATTCACGCCAGACCAAATACAGGATTTGTACCAGCACCGGAACGAAGAAGAATGGAACTTTTACCAGATATTGCAGCCGGCATTACAGCAAACTTATAACCTGCGCGTATCGGGCGGAAGCCAGAATACCACGTATATGTTCTCGGGAGGGTTCTTCGATCAGGGAAGTAATTTTATTGGCAATTATGGTATTACGCGTTATAACCTGCGCTCTAATATAACTACTGAATTGGGGCCACTTAAAATAACTTCCATACTCGCATATACCAGAAACAACTCCAGCAATACCACTGCCGGTAATGCTATTATCAATTCCAGTCGCATTCCTCCATACTATTATTATCGCATGCAGGCCGAAAATGGAAAATACCTCATCAACAATGCGCTCACCGATCAAAATCCTCTGGGTGAATTGAGACAAGGTGGCTTCATTGATGACAGGAATGATTATGTCAATGCCAATTTCAATGCAGAATTGAAGTTATTTTCAGGATTAAAGCTCCGAGGTGTAGTGGGTGCCGACGTTTACAGCAATACACAGTTCAGCAGGCGAATTGAATTTCCCCTATATGCCAGCGCAGACGCACCAGCACCTGCACTTACTATGAACCCAAGAAGAGAAACATCCGACTACAACAGAAAAATGAGTTTGATGAACTACCAGCTGATGCTGGATTACAATAAAAAGTTCGGGCAACATAATGTCACCGGCTTGCTTGGCGCTTCCAACGAATCTCTTACCAGCCGCGAAAGCAGAACTACCTACTGGTATACCGATTCTCTTTTAGGTGTGCCCACTTCCGGCACTATCATTGATGAAAACCGTGATAATACTTACCTGACCACCAATCCCGGCCATACCCTTCAAAGCAGCCTGAACTCCGTTTTTGGCCGACTAGGTTATTCTTTTAATAACACTTATACCGCTGAGATTAATTTCCGGTACGACGGATCTTCGAGGTTTTCAAGAAAACATCGTTGGGGCTTCTTTCCTTCTGCATCATTAGGATGGACATTAACGAATGAAGCTTTTATGCAAAACTATAAAAACAAAGTAGGTGATTTGAAAATAAGAGCCAGTTACGGGGTACTGGGTAATCAGGCTATCGACAACTACCAATACCTTACTCGTTATACAATATTTCCCAACAGCTATATTACGGGAGATTCAGCGCTTGCAGCTTCCGGCTTTGTTTACGGAAATGAAGACCTGCGATGGGAGTCCACGCGTAACACCAATATTGGTATTGATGCCTCATTTTTGAATAACAGGCTCACGGTATCTGCAGATTATTTTTATAAGAAGATTGTAGACATCCTCGTTCCACCAGTAATACCATTGGCTTTTGGAACCCAACTTAAAGATTTTAATGCGGGTGAAATGGTCAACCAGGGATGGGAACTCAATATTGGCTATCGCTTTAACACCGGTGCGGTTGCTCATAGTTTCACAGGTAACATTGGAGATTCGTGGAATAAGGTAACAAAGCTTGTAGGCTTTGAACTGGTAAACACATCAGATAATATTGACAAATTAACCCGTGTAGGCGTTCCTTTCAATGCCTATTATGGCCTTAAAACAGACGGATTCTTCCAATCGATGCAAGAGATTGAGACCTCTGCCCTGCCCGTGGGTTTAAGTTCGTCCGATCTCAAACCGGGTGACGTAAAATATACGGACAGAAATAATGACGGTGTGATCGACTCAAAAGACCGTTTTATACTGGGCTATGGATTTCCCCGTTATACATTCGGTCTTACCTACAATGTAAGCTTCAAGGGCCTTGATTTTTCTATGTTCTGGCAGGGTGTAGGTAAAAGAGATATGTTTGTACGCGGTGAGCTGGTAGAACCTTTCCATGAAAACTACTCCTATGTCATTTACCAGCACCAGCTGGATTACTGGACACCTACCAATACCGGGGCACGCTGGCCCAGGCTAACGGCAACCGGGTCTCCTTCCCGTCAGAATAATTATGGCCGAGGATCAGATCTTTACCAGTTTGATGGTGCTTATGCAAGGCTTAAAAATATACAGCTGGGCTATACTATACCTAATAGTTTAACGCAAAAGATCGGTATACAAAAAGCCAGGCTGTACATCAACGCCCAAAATTTGATTACACTTTCAAAAGAATCATGGATTGACCCTGAATCGTCCGAATTTAATTCCGATATGGATGGCGCTGCTAACAGTGGTCGTAACTACCCTGTATTGCGTTACTACGGATTTGGATTAGATATTCAATTTTAA
- a CDS encoding FecR family protein — MDRNRLIELFTKRESGILTLPEARELNEYLKENPSDSQLADLLDKTLQGRFHQQDNFDSAQLKKRLQRIHERLSQEDITPANADDPKGRIRKIVRIIAAVLLLTIGCTVVYRQFTESNPVDHSKNILTTKKGSKSNLVLPDGTKVLLNSDTRLSYNQSFGKEAREVTLEGEAYFEVVKDARHPFIVHTNAMDIKVLGTVFNVRAYQNEKNTQTTLLEGSVEVTLNKRNERNLVVLKPHEKIVVNNNPDHTAPLTADEMPVADISVLTIKTKQEDSSILETDWTKNKLAFDQVSYSEVFPELERWYGVTITVKDSSILTRKISGIYENESIGDVMESLKLATGFRYTIDGNRLKIYK, encoded by the coding sequence ATGGACAGAAACAGACTTATTGAGCTATTTACAAAACGGGAATCGGGCATTTTAACATTGCCTGAAGCAAGGGAGCTTAATGAGTACTTAAAAGAAAACCCTTCAGACAGCCAATTAGCCGACCTATTAGACAAAACCCTGCAAGGCCGTTTTCATCAACAGGATAATTTCGATTCTGCACAGCTCAAAAAACGTCTGCAAAGAATACATGAACGGCTAAGCCAGGAGGACATTACGCCTGCAAACGCTGATGATCCTAAAGGTCGCATCAGAAAGATTGTCCGGATTATTGCAGCTGTGCTGTTGCTAACCATAGGCTGTACGGTAGTTTACAGGCAATTTACTGAAAGTAATCCGGTCGATCATTCTAAAAACATCCTTACTACAAAAAAAGGTTCCAAGTCGAACCTGGTATTACCTGACGGCACCAAAGTTTTACTAAATTCAGATACGCGTCTTAGTTATAACCAATCTTTTGGCAAAGAGGCAAGAGAGGTAACACTGGAAGGCGAAGCTTATTTTGAAGTGGTAAAAGATGCCCGGCACCCCTTTATTGTGCATACCAATGCAATGGACATTAAGGTACTGGGAACTGTTTTTAACGTACGGGCCTATCAAAATGAAAAAAACACGCAAACTACTTTATTGGAAGGGTCGGTTGAAGTAACACTGAATAAAAGAAACGAACGCAACCTGGTGGTGTTAAAACCCCATGAAAAGATAGTGGTCAATAATAATCCTGATCATACGGCCCCTTTGACAGCTGACGAAATGCCTGTTGCAGATATTTCCGTCTTGACAATTAAAACAAAGCAGGAAGATTCAAGTATACTTGAAACAGATTGGACTAAAAATAAACTGGCCTTCGACCAGGTTAGTTATAGCGAAGTTTTCCCGGAACTGGAGCGCTGGTACGGGGTAACCATTACGGTTAAGGATTCTTCAATATTAACAAGAAAGATCAGCGGGATTTACGAGAACGAAAGCATTGGCGATGTCATGGAGTCTCTTAAACTGGCTACCGGCTTCCGGTATACTATCGATGGCAATCGCCTTAAGATTTATAAATAA
- a CDS encoding RNA polymerase sigma-70 factor, which produces MNEDRKRYLLLLIAEHDDQKGFDELFNFYFPGLVSFASNILKDRQLAEEIVEDVFVKLWLNRKTMVSIKSPSHYIYTAVKYASLSALKKHQTISLEDYPDDMGLSYSNPELVYISNENIGHITDAINQLPSRCRLIFRLIKEEGLKYEEVAQLLQLSVKTVESQMTIAIKKLTITIQQMLPDMAEHLLRKKA; this is translated from the coding sequence ATGAATGAAGATCGTAAACGATACCTGCTGTTATTGATTGCCGAGCATGACGATCAAAAGGGGTTTGACGAGTTGTTTAATTTCTATTTCCCTGGTTTGGTTTCTTTCGCATCCAATATTTTGAAAGACCGTCAGCTGGCTGAAGAAATAGTTGAAGATGTATTTGTCAAACTTTGGCTGAACCGAAAGACCATGGTATCTATCAAAAGTCCTTCGCATTACATTTATACTGCGGTTAAATACGCGTCGCTTAGTGCACTGAAGAAGCATCAAACAATATCCCTTGAGGACTATCCCGACGATATGGGACTCTCCTACTCCAATCCGGAATTGGTCTATATAAGCAATGAGAACATCGGCCATATTACCGATGCAATTAACCAGTTACCTTCCAGATGCAGGCTGATCTTCCGGTTAATTAAAGAAGAAGGTCTTAAGTACGAGGAGGTAGCGCAATTACTGCAGCTATCTGTAAAAACCGTTGAAAGCCAGATGACTATTGCGATTAAAAAGCTAACGATCACCATTCAACAAATGCTTCCGGACATGGCAGAGCATCTTTTAAGAAAAAAAGCATAA
- a CDS encoding GH92 family glycosyl hydrolase yields MFGKKRLNLVTASLLITAISFGQTGAKSFTGYVNTFMGTTTLWDSADLGYKPTRRAWGGETYPGATLPNSMVQVTPVTMWRSGSGYQYEDTVVYAFAHTSKGHWNLCYVPLIAVSGKVEPKTYYSPFKHSRESASPGYYQVYLDKYDINAEVTSTLRCAFHKYTYKNGEGKKLLADLARSNERVNEWKIEKLNDSIFTGNQKTGANFYFYAISNYKIRNVESVKDGDAEVSIVNYIDKAPNDPLEVKIGFSYVSVENARMNLEAEMIGKSFNQVREDATQTWETLLSKIQVSGGTEDQKETFYSTLYRSFLWPILLSDVNGAFKNAKGETVNKGFRYFTDPSFWDDYRNKLILLGMISPDVAADVIKSITDRGEIRGFMPTFFHGDHASTFVAGSYLRGIKNFDVKKSYQLLLNNAFVDGKGGRPHLKEYMERGWISEMDVQNPRLETVAKAAVTKTQEYAYDDYATALLARALGDTKNYQALMKRTDSYKHLFDSQTQLMRGRLANGEWITPFNPEQPYFEYMYREANGWQSTFFAPHQPEAFIALYPSKAVFEKKLDSLFTIPWKGYEAHNITTFIGQYCHGNQPGHSSPYLYYFVGKQEKAQKILNLIMSKYYRMGPERLAYSGMDDAGEMSAWYVMNALGLYTYSPADPEYLVTVPLFDKVRFNLQGKPFTIIKKGKGERIQKITYGGRAVKGYFVKHDQLQQGKELLIETN; encoded by the coding sequence ATGTTCGGGAAAAAAAGATTGAATTTAGTAACAGCCAGTTTGTTAATAACCGCTATAAGTTTTGGACAAACCGGTGCCAAATCTTTTACCGGTTATGTGAACACTTTTATGGGTACCACAACGCTGTGGGATAGTGCTGACCTGGGGTACAAGCCCACCAGGAGAGCCTGGGGCGGTGAAACCTATCCGGGAGCGACACTTCCTAATTCTATGGTGCAGGTAACGCCGGTTACCATGTGGCGTAGCGGTTCGGGTTACCAGTATGAAGATACCGTTGTATATGCATTTGCCCATACCAGCAAAGGACATTGGAATCTTTGCTATGTACCTTTAATAGCAGTAAGTGGTAAGGTTGAGCCGAAAACCTATTACTCGCCGTTTAAACATTCACGGGAATCGGCCAGCCCGGGTTACTACCAGGTATATCTCGATAAATATGATATCAATGCAGAAGTTACCTCAACCCTGCGTTGCGCCTTTCATAAATATACCTATAAAAACGGGGAGGGTAAGAAGTTGCTGGCAGACCTCGCACGTTCCAACGAAAGAGTGAATGAATGGAAGATCGAAAAATTGAACGACAGTATTTTTACCGGCAATCAAAAGACCGGCGCTAATTTTTATTTTTATGCGATCTCTAATTATAAGATCAGGAATGTGGAATCGGTAAAAGATGGCGATGCAGAAGTAAGTATTGTTAATTATATAGATAAAGCGCCGAATGATCCGCTTGAAGTAAAAATTGGTTTTTCTTATGTGAGTGTTGAAAATGCGCGCATGAACCTGGAAGCGGAAATGATCGGTAAAAGCTTTAATCAGGTTAGGGAAGATGCTACACAAACCTGGGAAACGCTTTTGTCTAAAATCCAGGTATCCGGTGGCACCGAAGATCAAAAGGAGACTTTTTATTCCACGCTGTACCGATCTTTTCTCTGGCCCATTTTACTGAGCGATGTAAACGGAGCTTTTAAGAATGCGAAGGGTGAAACAGTAAACAAAGGCTTTCGATATTTTACTGATCCTTCCTTTTGGGATGACTATCGCAATAAGCTCATTTTGTTGGGCATGATCTCGCCTGACGTAGCTGCGGATGTCATTAAATCCATTACAGACAGAGGGGAAATAAGAGGTTTTATGCCTACATTCTTTCATGGGGATCATGCCTCCACATTCGTAGCGGGCAGCTATCTGAGAGGAATCAAAAATTTTGATGTGAAAAAATCCTATCAACTGCTATTAAACAATGCTTTTGTAGATGGTAAGGGAGGCAGGCCGCACCTGAAGGAATATATGGAACGGGGGTGGATATCGGAAATGGACGTACAAAATCCGCGGTTAGAAACGGTTGCCAAAGCGGCGGTTACTAAAACACAGGAATATGCCTATGATGATTATGCGACTGCTTTATTGGCCCGGGCCTTGGGTGATACTAAAAACTACCAGGCGTTAATGAAACGTACAGATAGTTACAAACATCTTTTTGATTCCCAAACTCAGTTGATGCGTGGCCGGCTGGCAAATGGAGAATGGATAACACCCTTTAATCCGGAGCAGCCTTATTTTGAGTATATGTACCGCGAGGCCAATGGATGGCAATCTACTTTCTTTGCACCGCATCAACCGGAAGCATTTATAGCGCTGTATCCTAGCAAAGCTGTTTTTGAGAAAAAGCTGGACTCCTTATTTACCATACCCTGGAAGGGATATGAAGCCCATAATATCACCACATTCATAGGGCAGTATTGCCATGGTAACCAGCCAGGTCATAGTTCGCCTTATTTATATTATTTTGTAGGGAAGCAGGAGAAAGCGCAAAAAATATTAAACCTCATCATGAGCAAATATTACCGTATGGGACCGGAACGGCTGGCTTATTCGGGGATGGATGATGCTGGTGAAATGTCGGCCTGGTATGTAATGAACGCATTGGGCTTGTATACTTATTCGCCGGCTGATCCGGAATACCTCGTAACTGTGCCCTTGTTCGATAAGGTGCGGTTTAACCTGCAGGGTAAACCGTTTACAATTATTAAAAAAGGGAAAGGTGAGCGGATTCAAAAGATTACCTATGGAGGCCGGGCTGTTAAAGGCTATTTTGTAAAACATGACCAGTTGCAGCAGGGAAAAGAGCTGTTGATAGAAACCAATTGA